In Paenibacillus hexagrammi, the following are encoded in one genomic region:
- a CDS encoding pirin family protein, whose translation MIHIYPAKSRSSVDLGWLTSHRSFSFGDYYDPDNTSFGVMRVCNDDDIAAGRGFGPHPHSDMEIVTIVLRGHIKHEDSLGHAAVTGPNGVQRMSAGTGVIHAEYNASDTEDLSLLQLWFMPAERGREPSFENSVYNPELMRNALLAVVSPTGSDQAARIYQDMTIYLSRLDAGKKLEYLQEAGRKIFLFVIEGALHVNGLDMKAKDTARIEDTPELVLEAVEDAYLMLIDLP comes from the coding sequence TTGATACATATTTATCCGGCGAAATCGCGCAGTTCGGTTGATCTTGGTTGGTTGACTAGCCATAGAAGCTTCTCGTTCGGGGATTATTATGATCCTGATAATACCAGCTTCGGCGTAATGAGAGTATGTAATGATGATGATATTGCCGCGGGAAGAGGCTTCGGGCCGCATCCGCATAGTGACATGGAGATTGTCACCATCGTCCTGCGGGGGCATATCAAGCACGAAGACAGCTTAGGCCATGCAGCGGTTACTGGTCCCAACGGCGTGCAGCGTATGTCTGCGGGAACCGGCGTGATCCATGCCGAATATAACGCCTCAGATACGGAGGACTTGAGTTTGCTCCAGCTGTGGTTTATGCCTGCAGAGCGGGGGCGGGAGCCGTCCTTTGAGAACAGCGTGTATAATCCAGAGCTCATGAGAAATGCCTTACTAGCGGTTGTATCCCCAACAGGCTCCGATCAGGCGGCGCGAATTTATCAGGATATGACCATTTATTTAAGCAGGCTGGACGCTGGCAAGAAGCTTGAGTATCTTCAGGAAGCGGGACGGAAGATATTCTTGTTCGTCATTGAGGGCGCCTTGCATGTAAACGGCTTGGACATGAAAGCGAAGGATACAGCCCGCATTGAGGATACGCCTGAGCTCGTCCTGGAAGCGGTGGAAGACGCTTATTTGATGCTGATTGATCTGCCATAG
- a CDS encoding SDR family oxidoreductase, with amino-acid sequence MHPYPVYPYYGKKTECKEQPVAFPPQHQDQQPGLEYLMTPQPIFENPSYKGSGKLSGRVAIITGGDSGIGRATAIAFAKEGADVVIAYLYEQEDAHVTAARIQELGRRCLPLCLDLQSKAACSSVVKQTMAAFGRLDILVNNIGVQYPQESLLDISEEQLEQTFRTNIFSFFFMTQAALPHLQQGSSIINTASITAYRGEKTLLDYSATKGAIVSFTRSLALNLVEKGIRVNAVAPGPIWTPLIPSSFSAERVATFGTDTPMKRAGQPFELAPAYVYLASDDSRYVTGETIHVNGGDFLTS; translated from the coding sequence ATGCATCCTTATCCGGTATATCCGTATTACGGCAAGAAAACCGAATGCAAAGAGCAGCCTGTTGCTTTTCCGCCCCAGCATCAAGATCAGCAGCCCGGTCTGGAATATCTCATGACTCCGCAGCCTATCTTTGAGAATCCGTCCTACAAAGGCAGCGGTAAGCTCTCGGGCCGTGTTGCCATTATCACGGGTGGAGACAGCGGCATCGGCCGGGCAACTGCGATCGCTTTTGCCAAGGAAGGAGCGGACGTTGTTATTGCTTACCTCTATGAACAGGAGGACGCTCACGTAACCGCCGCGAGAATCCAAGAGCTCGGTCGGCGCTGCTTACCCCTTTGCCTCGATTTGCAATCCAAAGCAGCTTGCTCGTCCGTTGTAAAGCAGACCATGGCTGCCTTCGGCAGACTGGATATTCTCGTTAACAATATCGGCGTTCAATACCCGCAGGAAAGCCTGCTGGACATCTCCGAAGAGCAGCTCGAGCAGACGTTTCGCACCAATATCTTCTCTTTCTTCTTCATGACGCAAGCCGCGCTCCCGCATTTGCAGCAAGGAAGCTCAATCATCAATACAGCCTCCATAACGGCGTACCGGGGCGAAAAGACATTACTTGATTACTCCGCAACCAAAGGAGCCATCGTTTCCTTCACCAGATCCCTAGCTCTGAACCTCGTCGAGAAAGGCATTCGCGTCAATGCCGTCGCACCTGGTCCAATTTGGACCCCGCTGATCCCCTCAAGCTTCTCTGCCGAAAGGGTTGCTACCTTTGGTACCGATACGCCCATGAAACGCGCGGGGCAGCCTTTTGAGCTTGCGCCTGCTTATGTGTATCTCGCCAGCGATGACTCGCGGTATGTAACCGGAGAAACCATTCACGTCAACGGCGGAGATTTTCTTACATCCTAG
- a CDS encoding NAD(P)H-dependent oxidoreductase has protein sequence MKTLVIITHPNLEQSRINRAWMQELKKHEEITIHTLYQAYPDGKINVAHEQSLLESHNRIILQFPFYWYSTPALLKQWQDEVLSYGWAYGDGGDKLHGKELGLAISTFGPEESYQSSGYNRFTMETLTTPLQQTSNLIGTKFLPLFVLNGVMHVSEQELADNAKAYVEYVLRPSKIEEA, from the coding sequence ATGAAAACTCTTGTTATTATCACTCACCCTAATTTAGAACAATCTCGAATTAACCGCGCCTGGATGCAGGAATTGAAAAAACATGAAGAAATTACGATTCATACTCTTTATCAGGCGTACCCTGACGGGAAAATAAACGTAGCTCACGAACAAAGCCTGTTGGAATCACATAACCGCATTATTCTTCAATTTCCGTTCTACTGGTATAGCACACCTGCTTTGCTCAAACAATGGCAGGATGAAGTGCTCTCCTATGGCTGGGCATATGGTGATGGCGGTGACAAGCTTCACGGTAAAGAGTTAGGTCTTGCGATATCGACTTTTGGACCGGAAGAATCGTATCAGTCTAGTGGATACAATCGTTTTACCATGGAGACCCTAACAACTCCTTTACAGCAAACAAGCAATCTGATTGGCACGAAGTTTTTACCCCTGTTTGTATTGAATGGTGTTATGCATGTTTCAGAGCAAGAGCTTGCTGACAATGCTAAGGCATATGTTGAGTACGTTCTTCGGCCTTCAAAGATAGAAGAAGCATAA
- a CDS encoding MarR family winged helix-turn-helix transcriptional regulator, producing MNEEEQVLIHCLYFTASRFARNITKLAEHTFDFGDLAPSYLYMIMIVKFHPEITQKELCHKLSIAPSTSTRFIDKLEKLKLVTRRMDGKQTFISLTEEGEKMYHQFRISLKELYNSYSKVLGNEFSKDLSNMLHEASTKLEGDL from the coding sequence ATGAACGAGGAAGAACAGGTACTCATCCACTGTCTTTACTTTACAGCCAGCCGATTTGCTCGTAACATTACCAAACTAGCTGAACATACATTCGATTTTGGGGACCTTGCTCCTTCGTATCTGTACATGATTATGATTGTGAAGTTCCATCCGGAAATCACACAGAAGGAACTATGCCACAAATTGTCCATTGCTCCTTCGACTAGTACGAGGTTTATTGATAAACTTGAAAAATTAAAACTCGTCACTAGAAGAATGGATGGAAAACAAACATTTATCTCATTAACAGAAGAAGGCGAAAAGATGTACCATCAATTTCGTATTTCTTTAAAAGAATTGTATAACAGCTATTCCAAAGTCCTAGGAAACGAGTTCAGTAAAGATTTAAGTAACATGCTTCACGAGGCGAGCACTAAGCTAGAAGGAGATCTATAA
- a CDS encoding GntR family transcriptional regulator yields the protein MDEFNASKPIYLQLADRIHRQIISGELKAGEKLPSIRDMGVNYNMNPNTVQRAYSELEREGILETRRGQGTFVSERQDRLVQQRDKLKLEQIQQFVHVMQEMGYSAVEILSGLEEYLNNVEKGDE from the coding sequence ATGGATGAATTTAATGCTTCAAAGCCGATCTATTTGCAATTAGCGGATCGCATTCACAGGCAAATCATAAGCGGAGAATTGAAGGCGGGCGAGAAGCTTCCTTCGATCCGCGATATGGGGGTCAATTACAACATGAATCCCAACACCGTTCAACGCGCATACAGCGAGTTGGAGCGCGAGGGGATCTTAGAGACGAGAAGAGGCCAAGGTACGTTCGTCTCGGAACGACAGGACCGCCTGGTACAACAACGTGACAAGTTGAAGCTTGAACAAATTCAACAATTCGTTCACGTCATGCAAGAAATGGGATACAGCGCAGTGGAGATCCTGTCTGGGCTGGAAGAATACTTGAACAACGTTGAGAAGGGCGATGAGTGA
- a CDS encoding ABC transporter ATP-binding protein — translation MSDMIRLTNVTKRYIKQIALKDISLTVPIGKIIGIVGGNGSGKSTLLRLMSGLLMPTSGSVTVNGEMANRRTSKVVSYSSDLGSFYPTFSVRDAVRFQASQFTDFNLVKAEEVMRLMRLDPHMKVKELSKGNRGRLQIVLTLAREAPYILMDEPLSGLDPMKRESIVKGIISYVDLKSQSLIMASHEVSEIETLIDGFIALKDGSLLRMADVEELHESEALRIADWMKKAYA, via the coding sequence ATGAGTGATATGATCCGGCTGACGAACGTGACGAAGAGGTATATCAAACAGATTGCGCTTAAGGATATTTCATTGACGGTGCCGATAGGTAAAATTATCGGTATCGTTGGCGGGAACGGCAGCGGAAAGTCGACATTATTGAGGTTAATGTCCGGTCTATTGATGCCTACGAGCGGAAGTGTGACGGTAAACGGAGAGATGGCCAATCGAAGAACCAGCAAAGTCGTTTCGTATTCTTCTGATTTAGGCTCCTTTTATCCGACGTTCTCGGTGAGAGATGCGGTGCGGTTTCAAGCTTCGCAATTCACCGACTTTAACCTTGTTAAAGCGGAAGAAGTTATGCGGCTTATGCGGCTGGATCCTCATATGAAGGTCAAAGAGCTCTCGAAAGGCAACCGCGGCCGATTGCAAATCGTGCTTACGTTGGCCAGAGAGGCCCCCTATATCCTGATGGATGAACCCTTATCCGGGCTTGACCCAATGAAGCGCGAGTCTATCGTGAAAGGAATCATTTCGTACGTGGATTTAAAATCCCAATCCCTTATTATGGCAAGCCATGAGGTTTCGGAAATCGAGACTTTAATTGACGGCTTCATTGCACTTAAAGACGGTTCGCTGCTTCGGATGGCTGATGTGGAGGAATTGCATGAATCAGAGGCTCTTCGTATCGCGGATTGGATGAAGAAGGCCTATGCTTAA
- a CDS encoding MORN repeat-containing protein has protein sequence MDIQPVKTLEKVLKPVVAPFIGHILKGLAIVGKLPAIAIAKTQNYLKGILKTKEHSLKNYVLIGSYYISKRLILFVVLAILVLIYFVFINPPAIVNKWLHRVPVLQENTSKLSAFSGSAKVVSADANTKARYVGDVVDGLYAGKGKLYNAAGNLVYEGDFDKGQKSGNGTLYDDQGSMLYKGAFAGDTFNGAGTLYTDKQKVLYIGEFQNGKYGGAGKLFADNGDIVYDGAFNAGLYNGAGKLFSPGGAVLYEGEFAAGEYSGAGKLFDAAGKLIYEGGFKNGLYSGEGTEYYATGLMKYKGQFLNGAYAGEGAAFDEKGVQRFKGTFQSGALSGLGEAYDEAGKLVYQGQFKAGAYDGIGTLFDADGAPLLKSFFAGGQISLQSFLGLPSKKVEDLLGKPAEVTLQDASVTLAGEEAAVADASLSSGGAGEAAAGDVSGSSAAAGEAGASAAVQADAGQAAGAAAASTDPAADSAGAGAASSAGLKLLMSYPDYQLSLLVEPSKDNPKEAVVTSLAIWGSKPLAVLQPVIETVVKRDEPNDAGYRVVDLEASAGIGTYMNSYAKDDFLFTLTHFKDSKAAHLLQVSSLK, from the coding sequence TTGGACATTCAGCCGGTCAAAACGCTGGAAAAAGTGCTTAAACCCGTTGTCGCCCCTTTCATCGGCCATATACTGAAGGGCCTGGCCATTGTCGGCAAGCTGCCGGCCATTGCCATCGCCAAGACGCAGAACTACCTGAAAGGCATCTTAAAGACCAAGGAACATTCGCTAAAAAACTATGTGTTGATCGGCTCCTACTATATCTCCAAAAGGCTGATCCTCTTCGTCGTCTTAGCCATTCTCGTCCTCATTTATTTTGTTTTCATCAATCCGCCCGCTATCGTCAACAAGTGGCTTCACCGTGTGCCTGTGCTGCAGGAAAACACATCCAAGCTGTCCGCCTTCTCCGGCTCGGCCAAGGTCGTCAGCGCCGATGCCAATACGAAGGCTCGATATGTCGGAGATGTTGTTGACGGACTCTATGCAGGCAAAGGCAAATTATACAATGCAGCAGGCAATCTGGTGTACGAAGGAGATTTTGATAAAGGGCAAAAATCCGGAAACGGCACCTTGTATGACGATCAAGGTTCGATGCTGTATAAGGGAGCTTTCGCAGGCGATACGTTCAACGGTGCAGGGACGCTCTACACGGATAAACAGAAGGTTCTGTATATCGGGGAATTTCAGAACGGCAAGTACGGCGGAGCCGGGAAGCTATTTGCTGATAATGGAGATATTGTGTATGACGGCGCTTTTAACGCCGGATTGTATAACGGCGCAGGGAAGCTCTTCTCCCCGGGCGGCGCAGTTCTCTACGAAGGCGAATTCGCCGCAGGAGAGTACAGTGGGGCTGGGAAGCTGTTCGACGCTGCAGGCAAGCTGATCTACGAAGGAGGGTTCAAGAACGGCCTGTACTCGGGGGAAGGCACGGAGTATTATGCAACTGGCCTCATGAAATATAAAGGCCAGTTCCTAAATGGTGCGTATGCCGGTGAAGGCGCTGCTTTCGATGAGAAGGGTGTGCAGCGCTTCAAGGGCACGTTCCAGAGCGGCGCTCTCAGCGGCCTGGGAGAAGCTTACGACGAGGCCGGCAAGCTCGTCTATCAAGGGCAATTCAAGGCCGGCGCCTATGACGGCATTGGCACTTTGTTCGACGCAGACGGCGCGCCGCTGCTGAAGAGCTTTTTTGCAGGCGGACAGATCAGCCTGCAGAGCTTTCTGGGCTTGCCCAGCAAGAAGGTCGAGGACCTGCTGGGCAAGCCGGCTGAGGTGACGCTGCAGGATGCGAGCGTCACCCTGGCGGGCGAGGAGGCGGCTGTCGCAGACGCCTCCCTGAGCTCCGGCGGCGCTGGCGAAGCCGCCGCTGGCGATGTCTCCGGCAGCAGCGCAGCTGCCGGAGAGGCTGGAGCATCCGCTGCTGTGCAGGCGGATGCGGGTCAGGCTGCCGGCGCAGCGGCAGCCTCAACGGACCCGGCGGCGGACAGCGCCGGCGCTGGCGCAGCCTCATCAGCAGGCTTGAAGCTGCTGATGAGCTATCCCGACTACCAGCTGTCGCTGCTGGTAGAGCCCTCCAAGGACAACCCGAAGGAGGCCGTTGTCACCTCCCTCGCGATCTGGGGCAGCAAACCGCTTGCGGTACTGCAGCCGGTCATCGAGACGGTTGTGAAACGGGATGAGCCGAATGACGCAGGCTACCGAGTGGTGGATCTTGAAGCATCGGCAGGGATCGGGACTTATATGAACAGCTACGCTAAAGACGATTTCTTGTTTACATTAACTCACTTTAAGGATTCGAAAGCAGCTCATCTGCTGCAAGTAAGTTCACTAAAATAG
- a CDS encoding DUF4280 domain-containing protein yields MGNLVCGGAMLQCSFGAAPSSLMVLPVNRVMTSMPIANIMDNKPMVNILPFGTCSSMANPTVAAATAAKLGVMTPMPCIPVTAAPWVPGSPTVLVANMPALNNTSKCMCNWGGVIQIQQPGQMTIQVP; encoded by the coding sequence ATGGGGAACCTTGTATGCGGCGGAGCCATGCTTCAATGCTCGTTCGGCGCGGCGCCAAGCTCACTCATGGTGCTGCCAGTGAATCGCGTGATGACCTCCATGCCGATTGCCAATATTATGGACAACAAACCAATGGTCAACATCCTTCCGTTCGGTACTTGCAGCTCCATGGCGAACCCTACTGTTGCCGCTGCAACGGCTGCCAAGCTCGGGGTCATGACACCGATGCCCTGTATCCCCGTCACAGCAGCCCCTTGGGTTCCCGGCTCGCCTACAGTGCTCGTAGCGAATATGCCTGCGCTGAATAATACGTCCAAATGCATGTGTAATTGGGGCGGCGTCATTCAGATTCAGCAGCCCGGTCAAATGACCATTCAAGTTCCTTAG
- a CDS encoding stalk domain-containing protein — protein MVSRANWVKIGLAALLAAGPAVSYSSKASAAFVKSLTMKEAVDRGLQVSSQLRDAKTDIRKKKIELEQAKQAVKAEEAKASGLFAKPHNLSQDLNMRMKVPEASKQLYLAQETWRQAAETVKVDVEKAYLQAFQDAAGEQRSRSKWEEARKAVDTVRQKRKYGLAKPEDQEAADQALEKAASEYKQAQLTAKASRLALGQKLGLDMENEVQLSFQPDYADLSQQKLPAYLASAQKTTLSLLQDTEDRRLADQKLNTTRDLYSSKFGAARMRVMDGMYKSQDIDMDLFMAGYDTTLEKVKKDWEGFFLLLGFIPIPKWLLQGEYDGLRYLDDLHNGLPVATMEQNKALLKEKESRTAVIAEVRQSYLEAKGAEESYAQALRDKDKAAAALEQAAKKLKLGLMKTEELQAYKDAVTKADQQILLAQIGYKTALGKLDTDTGGAVDGTLKQGILPYKNIDDGLAAVKPDKPKPPVGTWRIKPAVGPLLSDVTVTVNKKLGATEYAVVTQDNKPLGKRAKPGKAVRTLTLAVSQPDGLKVVLYKKGEKIGEYPFAGKGNAGTLEALSANAAGMGGTGSTTDANGAGSGSGEEQAGSGSSSGTGDSSNGSGKAHGDAAGAGSNDGGASGAQGAGSGSDGKNGTGTVDGNVDGKDGSNGANEDKEASGASPDSLGTVMIGTYQIALEALTPAAYNAASATVSDSGQGMFYKSAEPGAGWFGLDNAVDPSAITDPSSSAAVSSQDAAKWKVTVAMDKPGEIASKETPEELQQEIDTLKKNKEQLEADKDAAVAAQKLADIADLAVEIKDAEAKIAMLEALQKGDSSAALQQMELVNNPDALIQALAEESEAPAGGGGAGNSGGGRDAASGAASEDALAAEAELQQKQLEQAVAAGDAKAAAAQLQQLMATQARLADVQNGTSEGLASLKEAKQKLEAALKTAQAQQDQEQAESLARSLDAIGDAMRQTEKDALFAEADAAQELLAALEEAQPDAGSAAELAQQQAVEAVMQQQSALLDKLKQQEAGSYTPEELQALAEAADAIKEEVAQAGSGSAAVSEGGGAANGSADGVGSGMEGAAESGLKPGAEVQIIPPENVISPDLNIHLEAPPVMIDGNAYIHIRPISESFGAAVDWDHDSRTVTVSTDYSTVVCTVKMNIAYVDGQPVELDAPPVLLDGRTYVPLRFVSESLGLIVDWNAQAQTIQISKP, from the coding sequence ATGGTGTCACGTGCCAATTGGGTAAAAATAGGGCTTGCTGCGCTGCTCGCTGCAGGTCCTGCGGTCAGCTATAGTTCGAAGGCAAGCGCAGCTTTTGTCAAATCTTTGACGATGAAAGAGGCTGTGGACCGGGGACTGCAGGTAAGTTCGCAGCTTCGTGATGCCAAGACGGACATCCGGAAGAAAAAGATTGAGCTGGAGCAAGCCAAGCAGGCCGTCAAGGCGGAAGAAGCCAAGGCGTCGGGGCTTTTTGCCAAGCCTCATAATTTGAGTCAGGATTTGAACATGCGTATGAAGGTTCCTGAAGCGAGCAAGCAGCTGTATCTGGCACAGGAGACGTGGAGGCAGGCGGCGGAGACGGTTAAGGTGGATGTGGAGAAGGCCTACCTTCAGGCTTTCCAGGATGCGGCCGGCGAACAGAGGAGCCGCAGCAAATGGGAGGAAGCCCGGAAGGCCGTCGACACGGTTCGGCAAAAGCGCAAATATGGACTGGCGAAGCCTGAGGACCAGGAGGCGGCGGACCAAGCTCTGGAAAAAGCGGCGTCCGAGTACAAGCAGGCCCAACTGACGGCAAAGGCAAGCCGCCTAGCGCTAGGACAAAAGCTTGGATTGGACATGGAAAATGAGGTACAGCTGTCGTTTCAACCGGATTATGCTGATTTGAGCCAGCAGAAGCTGCCTGCTTACCTAGCAAGCGCACAAAAAACGACGCTGAGCCTGCTCCAGGATACGGAAGACCGACGTCTTGCCGATCAGAAGCTGAATACGACCCGAGATCTATACAGCTCCAAATTTGGGGCTGCCCGGATGAGAGTGATGGATGGGATGTATAAATCGCAGGATATCGATATGGACCTGTTTATGGCCGGCTATGATACGACACTGGAAAAGGTGAAGAAGGATTGGGAGGGTTTTTTCCTTCTTCTAGGCTTTATTCCGATTCCGAAATGGCTGCTTCAGGGTGAATATGACGGGCTCCGTTATTTGGATGATTTGCATAATGGCCTGCCCGTTGCCACGATGGAACAAAACAAAGCCCTCTTGAAGGAGAAAGAAAGCCGAACAGCTGTGATTGCGGAAGTCAGGCAGTCCTACCTTGAGGCAAAGGGTGCCGAGGAGAGCTATGCTCAAGCGCTTAGGGACAAAGACAAGGCGGCAGCCGCATTGGAGCAAGCTGCTAAGAAGCTAAAGCTTGGTCTGATGAAAACAGAGGAGCTTCAAGCCTATAAGGATGCTGTAACGAAGGCGGACCAGCAGATATTGCTCGCACAGATCGGTTACAAGACAGCGCTGGGAAAGCTTGATACGGACACAGGCGGCGCTGTAGACGGCACGTTAAAGCAGGGGATTCTTCCCTATAAAAATATTGATGACGGCTTGGCAGCCGTGAAACCGGATAAACCTAAGCCGCCAGTCGGCACTTGGCGGATCAAGCCGGCCGTGGGTCCATTGCTCAGTGACGTGACGGTAACCGTCAATAAGAAGCTGGGCGCCACGGAATATGCGGTAGTTACCCAAGACAATAAACCCCTGGGCAAAAGGGCTAAGCCGGGCAAAGCAGTCAGGACATTGACACTAGCAGTAAGCCAACCGGACGGCTTGAAAGTAGTTCTTTACAAGAAGGGCGAGAAGATCGGTGAATACCCCTTCGCGGGCAAAGGAAACGCGGGAACGCTGGAAGCCTTATCCGCGAATGCAGCCGGTATGGGCGGTACTGGCTCCACTACCGATGCTAATGGAGCAGGAAGCGGTTCGGGGGAGGAGCAGGCAGGCTCGGGCTCAAGCTCGGGTACTGGAGACAGCAGTAACGGCAGTGGCAAGGCCCACGGTGATGCAGCCGGAGCGGGCTCGAATGATGGCGGTGCCTCGGGCGCACAAGGTGCGGGAAGCGGGTCCGACGGCAAGAACGGCACGGGTACCGTAGACGGGAATGTTGACGGTAAGGATGGCTCGAACGGAGCAAATGAAGACAAGGAAGCTTCTGGAGCGTCCCCGGATTCGCTCGGGACTGTCATGATCGGTACCTATCAAATTGCATTGGAAGCATTAACTCCGGCCGCTTATAATGCGGCATCGGCCACGGTTTCGGACTCTGGGCAGGGCATGTTTTATAAATCTGCCGAACCGGGCGCGGGGTGGTTTGGGCTCGATAACGCGGTTGATCCTAGCGCAATCACGGATCCTTCCAGCAGTGCAGCTGTCTCTAGTCAAGACGCTGCGAAGTGGAAGGTGACCGTAGCGATGGATAAGCCTGGGGAGATCGCCTCCAAGGAAACGCCGGAGGAGCTGCAGCAAGAGATTGATACGCTGAAGAAGAACAAGGAGCAGCTGGAGGCTGATAAAGACGCTGCTGTAGCGGCGCAGAAGTTAGCCGACATCGCCGACCTTGCGGTAGAGATCAAGGATGCGGAAGCTAAGATCGCGATGCTGGAGGCGCTGCAGAAGGGCGACAGCTCCGCTGCGCTTCAGCAGATGGAGCTGGTGAACAACCCGGACGCGCTGATTCAGGCGCTGGCCGAAGAAAGCGAAGCCCCGGCCGGTGGCGGCGGGGCGGGTAACTCTGGCGGCGGCAGGGACGCCGCCTCGGGTGCGGCCAGCGAGGATGCGCTGGCCGCAGAAGCGGAGCTCCAGCAGAAGCAGCTGGAGCAAGCGGTCGCCGCAGGCGACGCCAAAGCGGCGGCAGCGCAGCTGCAGCAGCTGATGGCGACGCAGGCGCGGCTCGCGGATGTGCAAAATGGCACATCCGAAGGGCTGGCTTCGCTCAAAGAAGCGAAGCAGAAGCTCGAGGCTGCGCTGAAGACGGCGCAGGCGCAGCAGGATCAGGAGCAGGCCGAGTCGCTGGCCCGCTCGCTGGATGCCATCGGCGATGCGATGCGCCAGACGGAGAAGGATGCGCTGTTCGCCGAGGCGGACGCAGCGCAAGAGCTGCTCGCTGCGCTCGAGGAAGCGCAGCCTGACGCCGGCAGCGCTGCGGAGCTCGCGCAGCAGCAGGCGGTAGAGGCCGTGATGCAGCAGCAATCGGCCTTGCTCGACAAGCTTAAGCAGCAGGAAGCCGGTTCGTATACGCCCGAAGAGCTTCAGGCGCTGGCCGAGGCTGCCGACGCGATCAAAGAAGAGGTGGCTCAAGCCGGAAGCGGTTCGGCTGCTGTCTCCGAAGGGGGCGGAGCTGCGAATGGAAGCGCAGATGGCGTCGGCTCCGGTATGGAAGGAGCAGCTGAATCGGGGCTCAAACCCGGAGCAGAGGTACAGATCATCCCGCCGGAGAATGTCATTTCGCCTGATCTTAACATCCATTTGGAAGCTCCACCTGTCATGATTGACGGCAATGCGTACATTCACATCAGACCCATTTCCGAATCGTTCGGAGCTGCAGTCGACTGGGATCATGACAGTCGTACGGTTACAGTAAGCACCGACTATTCGACGGTCGTCTGTACGGTCAAGATGAACATAGCTTACGTAGACGGCCAACCTGTGGAGCTTGACGCTCCGCCGGTTCTGCTGGACGGACGCACCTATGTGCCGCTGAGATTCGTTTCCGAATCGTTAGGCCTTATCGTAGATTGGAATGCACAGGCGCAGACGATACAGATTTCTAAGCCTTAA